A stretch of the Microcebus murinus isolate Inina chromosome 6, M.murinus_Inina_mat1.0, whole genome shotgun sequence genome encodes the following:
- the JDP2 gene encoding jun dimerization protein 2 has translation MMPGQIPDPSVTAGSLPGLGPLTGLPSSALTAEELKYADIRNLGAMIAPLHFLEVKLGKRPQPVKSELDEEEERRKRRREKNKVAAARCRNKKKERTEFLQRESERLELMNAELKTQIEELKQERQQLILMLNRHRPTCIVRTDSVKTPESEGNPLLEQLEKK, from the exons ATGATGCCTGGGCAGATCCCAGACCCTTCTGTGACAGCGGGCTCTCTGCCAGGGCTCGGCCCCCTGACCGGactgcccagctctgccctgacCGCAGAGGAGCTGAAATACGCCGATATCCGCAACCTCGGGGCCATGATCGCACCCTTGCACTTCCTGGAGGTGAAACTGGGCAAGAGGCCCCAGCCCGTGAAAAGTGAG CTAGACGAGGAAGAGGAGCGAAGGAAAAGGCGCCGGGAGAAGAACAAAGTGGCAGCAGCCCGATGCCGGAACAAGAAGAAGGAGCGCACGGAGTTTCTGCAGCGG GAATCCGAGCGGCTGGAGCTCATGAACGCCGAGCTCAAGACCCAGATCGAGGAGCTGAAGCAGGAGCGGCAGCAGCTCATCCTGATGCTGAACCGGCACCGCCCCACCTGCATCGTCCGGACCGACAGCGTCAAGACCCCCGAGTCAGAAGGCAACCCGCTGCTGGAGCAGCTCGAGAAGAAGTGA